In a genomic window of Pontibacter liquoris:
- a CDS encoding M48 family metallopeptidase, with translation MEYEGKYYNGRVAQGMPAVIVLTQTGLRIQYSAGEENGTVFWELEGLQHSEFNDATTLLRYGKQPQQSIAVFEQGFRKALEETYKGAAFLQSSYTSFLRTGPVVLAVAGLSLLALAVVFFIWGVPFLADRAAAHFPKKFERTLGEQLHAQLLQHEEVDSARTVALNSYLANLQVSSDFPVSAVVVKSDQVNAYAVPGGFVVLHSGLLDKMKRHEELAGLLGHEIGHVQLRHSTRALARSLSYYMLLSVLFGDISGLAAVIVDNANALHNLEYSRSAEQDADKAGLALLKQNRLDARGMVWLLQRLEADVPAYMEFLSTHPRTPTRIAELQRQLAKTTYKPVPDQALEAAWAALKAEE, from the coding sequence ATGGAATACGAAGGGAAATACTATAACGGGCGGGTAGCACAAGGCATGCCCGCCGTTATCGTTTTAACACAAACCGGGCTACGCATACAATACAGCGCCGGTGAGGAAAACGGTACTGTTTTCTGGGAGCTGGAAGGCTTGCAGCATTCCGAGTTCAATGATGCCACCACGCTGCTGCGCTATGGCAAACAGCCGCAGCAAAGTATAGCTGTTTTTGAGCAGGGCTTCCGTAAGGCGCTGGAAGAAACCTACAAGGGAGCCGCTTTCCTGCAGTCAAGCTATACCTCGTTTCTGCGCACCGGACCGGTGGTCCTGGCAGTAGCCGGGCTGAGCTTGCTGGCTTTGGCTGTAGTCTTTTTTATCTGGGGCGTTCCGTTCCTGGCTGACCGTGCCGCTGCGCATTTTCCGAAAAAGTTTGAACGGACGTTAGGGGAGCAGCTGCACGCGCAGTTGCTGCAGCACGAAGAAGTAGATTCGGCCCGAACCGTGGCGCTGAACAGCTACCTGGCCAACCTGCAGGTCTCCTCCGATTTCCCGGTTAGTGCGGTGGTGGTAAAAAGCGACCAGGTGAACGCCTACGCCGTGCCAGGCGGCTTTGTGGTGCTGCACAGCGGGCTGTTAGATAAAATGAAACGGCACGAAGAACTGGCCGGACTGCTGGGCCACGAGATCGGGCATGTGCAGCTGCGCCACTCTACCCGTGCACTAGCGCGCAGCCTCTCGTATTACATGCTACTTTCAGTGCTTTTTGGGGATATCAGTGGCCTTGCTGCCGTTATTGTGGATAATGCCAATGCGCTGCATAACCTGGAATATAGCCGTTCGGCAGAGCAGGACGCCGATAAGGCAGGGCTGGCCCTGTTAAAACAAAACCGCCTGGATGCCCGCGGTATGGTATGGCTGCTGCAACGGCTGGAGGCAGACGTGCCGGCTTACATGGAATTCCTTAGCACCCACCCGCGCACCCCGACCAGAATTGCAGAACTGCAGCGCCAGTTAGCTAAAACAACCTATAAGCCGGTACCTGATCAAGCCCTGGAAGCAGCCTGGGCTGCACTGAAAGCCGAAGAGTAG
- a CDS encoding DNA translocase FtsK, with product MAKNTYRNETLQAGRKNEVRGKNEPRSANVPVGEKQKKAKKKWSFKLPTPRINIGFLKDKRVKLFIGFTFLLLSFFLTIAFVSYLFTGHADQSVVESVGNTGIKESGKEAENWLGLVGAWVSHLFIYKWVGIGAFFLIPVLFLAGLRIVFKRVTTSMSYTLGLCSFSMLWLCLTMGYIVFTLDAVDKLGFLGGGIGIETAIWLNSLIGWGAWLLLGFLLLVFLVGFFNITSINWASKPVAEADAAVAPEKNHASSLGDVMGSASRGINHNADPTASLEEEEEEYFEDEDEDINRALEMELSALAPKPEPARPAAPSLELDVEVPEDLEEVPFDLPEEEEESMALEIEETPEEKAARALSGENYDPTLDLAHYQYPHIDLLTDYGTSKVQVTKEELEANKDKIVDTLGHYNIGIASIKATIGPTVTLYEIVPDAGVRISKIKNLEDDIALSLAALGIRIIAPIPGKGTIGIEVPNTKKEMVSIKSILATEKFMKSEMDLPIAFGKTITNEVFITDLAKMPHLLMAGATGQGKSVGLNAILTSLLYKRHPSQLKFVLVDPKKVELSLFNKIERHFLAKLPDTDEAIITDTKKVVNTLNSLCMEMDMRYDLLKDAGCRNLKEYNRKFVERRLNPKKGHKFMPYIVLVIDELADLMMTAGKEVETPIARLAQLARAIGIHLVVATQRPSVNVITGIIKANFPARISFKVTSKIDSRTILDAGGADQLIGQGDMLFSIGSDMVRIQCAFVDTPEVDRICDFIGGQQGYSDAYLLPEFVGDESGNEKADFDPSNRDPLFEEAARVIVQHQQGSTSLLQRRLKLGYNRAGRLIDQLESAGIVGPFEGSKAREVLIPDEYSLEQLLNTMG from the coding sequence ATGGCCAAGAACACTTACAGAAACGAGACGCTGCAGGCGGGGCGGAAGAACGAGGTGCGGGGGAAGAATGAGCCACGCAGCGCAAATGTGCCGGTAGGGGAGAAGCAGAAAAAGGCAAAGAAAAAGTGGTCTTTTAAGCTGCCCACTCCCCGGATCAACATCGGTTTCCTGAAAGATAAACGCGTGAAGCTCTTTATCGGCTTTACCTTTCTGCTGCTGTCTTTTTTCCTGACCATCGCGTTTGTTTCTTACCTCTTCACGGGCCACGCCGACCAGAGTGTGGTGGAGTCGGTAGGTAATACCGGGATCAAGGAGTCGGGGAAAGAGGCCGAGAACTGGCTGGGCCTGGTCGGGGCCTGGGTGTCGCATCTATTCATCTATAAGTGGGTGGGCATTGGTGCTTTTTTCTTAATTCCTGTGCTGTTTTTGGCCGGGCTGCGCATCGTTTTCAAGCGCGTTACCACCTCCATGTCCTATACGCTGGGCTTGTGCAGTTTTAGTATGCTGTGGCTGTGCCTGACGATGGGCTACATTGTTTTCACGTTGGATGCTGTGGATAAGCTTGGTTTTCTGGGCGGCGGCATCGGTATCGAAACGGCTATCTGGCTCAACAGCCTGATCGGCTGGGGCGCATGGCTGTTGCTGGGCTTTTTGCTGCTCGTGTTCCTGGTAGGCTTCTTTAATATTACAAGTATAAACTGGGCGTCTAAACCGGTGGCGGAAGCTGATGCGGCGGTGGCCCCGGAAAAGAATCACGCTTCTTCGCTGGGCGACGTGATGGGCTCCGCTTCGCGCGGCATCAACCACAATGCCGACCCCACTGCTTCGCTGGAAGAAGAGGAGGAGGAATATTTTGAGGACGAGGACGAGGATATAAACCGCGCCCTGGAGATGGAACTCAGTGCCCTGGCGCCCAAACCGGAGCCCGCGCGCCCTGCCGCGCCTTCGCTGGAGCTGGACGTTGAAGTGCCCGAAGACCTGGAAGAGGTGCCTTTTGACCTGCCCGAGGAAGAGGAGGAAAGTATGGCCCTGGAGATAGAGGAAACACCGGAAGAGAAAGCGGCCCGCGCCTTGTCGGGCGAGAACTATGACCCCACGCTGGACCTGGCCCACTACCAATACCCGCACATCGACCTGCTGACAGACTATGGCACGAGCAAAGTACAGGTAACCAAAGAAGAACTGGAGGCCAACAAAGACAAGATCGTGGACACGCTCGGCCACTACAACATTGGTATTGCCAGCATCAAAGCCACCATCGGCCCCACCGTTACCTTGTATGAGATCGTGCCTGATGCCGGCGTGCGTATTTCCAAGATCAAAAACCTGGAAGATGACATTGCCCTGAGCTTAGCGGCCCTGGGGATTCGTATTATCGCCCCGATTCCGGGCAAGGGAACCATCGGTATCGAGGTGCCGAACACCAAAAAGGAGATGGTTTCGATCAAATCCATACTTGCTACCGAGAAGTTCATGAAAAGCGAGATGGACCTGCCCATCGCCTTTGGCAAGACCATCACCAACGAAGTATTTATTACCGACCTGGCTAAAATGCCCCACCTGCTCATGGCAGGTGCTACGGGCCAGGGTAAGTCAGTTGGTCTGAACGCCATCCTGACCTCGCTGCTCTACAAACGCCATCCTTCGCAGCTCAAGTTTGTTTTGGTCGATCCAAAGAAGGTGGAGCTTTCGCTCTTTAACAAGATCGAGCGCCATTTTCTGGCCAAGCTGCCCGATACCGACGAGGCCATCATTACCGATACTAAAAAGGTGGTGAACACGCTCAACTCGCTTTGTATGGAGATGGACATGCGCTACGACCTGCTCAAAGATGCCGGCTGCCGTAACCTGAAAGAGTATAACCGCAAATTTGTAGAGCGCCGCCTGAACCCCAAAAAGGGCCACAAGTTTATGCCTTACATCGTGCTGGTGATTGACGAGCTGGCCGATTTGATGATGACGGCGGGCAAAGAGGTGGAAACGCCGATCGCGCGCCTGGCGCAGCTGGCCCGGGCCATCGGTATTCACCTGGTGGTTGCCACGCAACGACCATCGGTAAACGTTATTACAGGTATCATCAAAGCTAACTTTCCGGCGCGGATCTCTTTTAAAGTAACCTCTAAGATCGACTCCCGAACCATTCTGGATGCGGGCGGTGCCGACCAGCTGATCGGCCAGGGCGACATGCTGTTCTCTATTGGCTCGGATATGGTGCGCATCCAGTGTGCGTTTGTGGATACTCCGGAAGTGGACCGTATTTGCGACTTTATTGGCGGCCAGCAAGGCTACTCCGATGCTTACCTGCTGCCTGAGTTTGTGGGTGATGAAAGCGGCAACGAGAAAGCCGACTTCGACCCCAGCAACCGTGACCCACTGTTTGAGGAGGCAGCCCGCGTTATTGTGCAGCACCAGCAGGGAAGCACCTCGCTGCTGCAGCGCCGCCTGAAGCTGGGTTACAACCGCGCCGGCCGTTTGATCGACCAGCTGGAGTCGGCTGGTATTGTGGGGCCCTTTGAGGGCAGCAAGGCCCGCGAAGTTTTAATTCCGGACGAATACAGTTTGGAACAGTTATTGAATACCATGGGGTAA
- a CDS encoding NeuD/PglB/VioB family sugar acetyltransferase: protein MQNPVIILGAQKLGTAVLDIFNSNNVMVYCFLDDSQKLQQQEVNNVAVMSSTEDPEFLKLIGKKCDVFVAVEDTAARKGMIKLLKEEYQAVPVNAIHKFSAVSEYAWLGHGNLVAAGAVVNNNARVGDNCLIHSNAVIDTLAELGDFVQVGAGAIVNAEVIVGEGAFIGSGAVIVSGVKIGKSARIGAGAVVVADVPAKATVFGNPAAPIK, encoded by the coding sequence ATGCAAAACCCGGTGATTATACTTGGTGCCCAGAAACTGGGTACTGCTGTACTGGATATATTTAACTCCAACAACGTGATGGTGTATTGCTTTCTGGACGACAGCCAGAAGCTGCAGCAACAGGAAGTGAACAATGTGGCTGTAATGAGCAGCACCGAAGATCCTGAATTTCTGAAGCTGATCGGTAAAAAGTGTGACGTGTTTGTGGCGGTAGAAGATACCGCCGCCCGCAAAGGCATGATCAAGCTGCTGAAAGAAGAGTACCAGGCCGTGCCTGTAAACGCCATTCATAAATTTAGCGCTGTGTCGGAGTATGCGTGGCTGGGCCATGGCAACCTGGTGGCGGCCGGCGCCGTGGTAAACAACAACGCCAGAGTCGGCGACAACTGCCTGATCCATTCCAATGCTGTGATCGATACGCTGGCCGAGCTGGGTGATTTTGTGCAGGTTGGAGCCGGGGCCATCGTCAATGCTGAAGTGATTGTGGGCGAAGGCGCTTTTATCGGATCGGGTGCCGTAATCGTATCCGGTGTGAAAATTGGGAAGAGTGCCCGCATAGGCGCAGGCGCCGTGGTCGTAGCTGACGTGCCCGCCAAAGCAACCGTGTTCGGCAACCCGGCAGCACCCATCAAGTAA
- the trhO gene encoding oxygen-dependent tRNA uridine(34) hydroxylase TrhO, giving the protein MSKPYSILLYYCYTPIADPEAFREEHHLLCLELNLLGRIIISKEGLNGTISGLQEDCEQYMQRMHADPRFASIDFKVDTSDKHAFAKLHVRTKAEIVHSGLLHIDPNQRTGVHLSPKEFKEMKDREDVVVLDVRSDYEHSVGRFKNAVTLDMENFREFPEKVDELKEKYKDKKILTYCTGGIKCEKASAFLLEQGFENVYQLHGGIIKYGMEAGGEDFEGKCYVFDNRVAVDVNSVNPKVISTCHVCGTPDDRMVNCANPVCNLHVAICEKCGWELDGACSTACKEHPEKRPYDGTGYYQKEMNGYNPLKGFNRKQKSDVSV; this is encoded by the coding sequence ATGAGCAAACCCTATTCTATCTTACTTTACTACTGCTATACCCCGATAGCAGACCCGGAGGCTTTCCGGGAAGAGCATCACCTGCTATGCCTGGAGCTGAACCTGCTCGGCCGCATTATCATTTCCAAAGAGGGACTAAACGGCACCATCTCGGGGCTGCAGGAAGACTGCGAGCAGTATATGCAGCGCATGCATGCGGACCCGCGCTTTGCCAGTATCGATTTTAAAGTGGATACCTCAGACAAACACGCCTTTGCCAAGCTGCATGTGCGCACCAAAGCCGAGATCGTGCATTCCGGCCTGTTGCACATCGACCCGAATCAGCGTACCGGCGTGCACCTTTCTCCGAAAGAATTTAAGGAAATGAAAGACCGCGAGGACGTGGTGGTGCTGGATGTGCGTTCGGATTACGAGCACAGCGTTGGCCGTTTTAAAAATGCCGTAACGCTGGACATGGAGAACTTCCGTGAGTTTCCCGAGAAAGTAGACGAGCTCAAAGAGAAGTATAAAGACAAGAAGATCCTGACCTATTGCACCGGCGGCATCAAATGCGAAAAGGCAAGCGCTTTTCTGCTGGAGCAGGGCTTTGAGAACGTATACCAGCTGCACGGCGGCATTATAAAGTATGGCATGGAGGCCGGCGGCGAAGATTTTGAAGGCAAATGCTATGTGTTCGACAACCGGGTGGCTGTGGACGTGAACAGCGTGAACCCGAAGGTGATCTCTACCTGCCATGTGTGTGGCACCCCCGACGACCGCATGGTGAATTGCGCCAACCCGGTGTGCAACCTGCACGTGGCTATCTGCGAGAAATGCGGCTGGGAGCTGGACGGCGCCTGCTCAACGGCCTGCAAAGAGCACCCGGAGAAACGCCCCTACGACGGCACCGGGTACTACCAGAAAGAAATGAATGGCTACAATCCCTTAAAAGGATTTAACCGCAAACAGAAATCCGACGTATCTGTTTAA
- the pyrF gene encoding orotidine-5'-phosphate decarboxylase, protein MTREQLFEQILLKKSYLCIGLDTDPQKLPQHLLDSEDPVFEFNRQIIEATADLCVAYKPNIAFYEAQGPKGWLSLERTLQQIPQEIFTIADAKRGDIGNTSELYARAFFQNMTFDSVTVAPYMGADSVKPFLAQDGKWVILLALTSNAGSQDFQMLRLADGSEEYLFEQVLRTSSEWATASQMMYVVGATQGDYVQRVRALVPDHFLLVPGVGAQGGSLEEISRLGMNQQCGLLINSSRAIIYASSGKDFAEKARAAALEVQQEMAQYLEQHLIR, encoded by the coding sequence ATGACAAGAGAACAGCTATTTGAGCAGATTCTGCTGAAGAAATCTTACCTGTGCATTGGCCTCGATACCGATCCGCAGAAGCTGCCCCAACACCTGCTGGACTCCGAAGATCCGGTATTTGAATTTAACCGCCAGATTATTGAAGCAACCGCCGACCTGTGTGTGGCTTACAAACCGAACATCGCGTTTTATGAAGCCCAGGGGCCAAAAGGCTGGCTAAGCCTGGAGCGCACGCTGCAGCAGATCCCGCAGGAGATCTTTACCATTGCCGACGCCAAACGCGGCGACATTGGCAACACTTCGGAACTCTACGCCCGGGCCTTCTTCCAGAACATGACCTTCGATTCGGTAACGGTAGCGCCGTACATGGGTGCCGATTCGGTGAAGCCTTTCCTGGCGCAGGACGGCAAATGGGTGATTCTGCTGGCACTGACCTCCAATGCCGGTAGCCAGGACTTTCAAATGCTCCGGCTAGCCGACGGCAGCGAAGAGTATTTGTTTGAGCAGGTGTTGCGCACCAGTTCCGAATGGGCCACTGCCAGCCAGATGATGTATGTGGTAGGTGCCACCCAGGGAGATTATGTGCAGCGTGTACGTGCCCTGGTGCCGGACCATTTTCTGCTGGTACCGGGCGTGGGCGCGCAAGGCGGCAGCCTGGAAGAGATCTCGCGGCTGGGCATGAACCAGCAGTGCGGGCTGCTTATCAACTCATCGCGGGCCATTATTTACGCCTCCTCCGGGAAAGATTTTGCTGAAAAAGCCCGCGCTGCGGCCCTTGAAGTGCAGCAGGAAATGGCACAATACCTGGAGCAGCACCTGATTCGGTAA
- a CDS encoding nucleoside phosphorylase — protein MAAIPESELIINPDGSIYHLNLLPEHISDTIITVGDPERVAKVSQYFDEMEVQVAKREFVTHTGYYKGKRLTVISTGMGTDNIDILMNELDALVNIDFRTRIPNEEKISLKIVRVGTSGSLQESVPLGSHLASHTAVGLDSLMAFYPLPQSEEELKLTSALQQELGLGFQPYLVTASQHLLDKIAYDMLPGNTLTCPGFYAPQGRVLRAGLRNDALLHTYQNFRQGDYQFTNFEMETAGYYSMGRLLNHEVLSLNAIVANRITQKFAENADEVINNLIVKVLDRI, from the coding sequence ATGGCTGCAATTCCAGAATCAGAACTGATCATTAATCCCGACGGAAGCATTTATCACCTCAACCTGCTGCCCGAACATATCTCCGATACCATTATTACTGTGGGCGACCCGGAACGCGTGGCCAAGGTAAGCCAGTACTTCGATGAGATGGAAGTGCAGGTGGCCAAGCGCGAGTTTGTGACGCATACGGGCTACTACAAAGGAAAGCGGCTGACGGTGATCTCCACGGGCATGGGCACCGACAACATCGATATCCTGATGAATGAGCTGGATGCGCTGGTGAACATCGACTTCAGAACGCGTATACCCAACGAGGAGAAGATCAGTCTGAAGATCGTGCGGGTGGGCACCTCGGGCTCACTGCAAGAATCCGTGCCGCTGGGCAGCCACCTGGCCTCACACACCGCTGTGGGCCTGGACTCGCTGATGGCCTTTTACCCGCTGCCCCAATCTGAAGAGGAACTGAAACTGACCAGCGCGCTGCAGCAGGAACTGGGGCTTGGCTTTCAGCCATACCTGGTCACGGCCTCTCAACATTTGCTCGACAAGATCGCATACGACATGCTGCCGGGCAACACGCTAACCTGCCCGGGCTTTTACGCCCCGCAGGGGCGGGTGCTGCGCGCCGGGCTGCGCAATGACGCGTTGCTCCACACGTATCAGAACTTTAGGCAGGGAGACTATCAGTTTACCAACTTTGAGATGGAAACAGCCGGTTATTATAGTATGGGCCGCCTGCTGAACCACGAAGTGCTGTCGCTGAACGCCATTGTGGCCAACCGCATCACGCAAAAATTTGCCGAAAATGCCGACGAGGTGATTAACAATCTGATCGTGAAGGTACTGGACCGGATTTAA
- a CDS encoding DUF2851 family protein — protein sequence MKEDFLHYIWQHQYFDKTALATTDGEAVQVLRTGFYNADAGPDFKEALLQVGTVEWSGSVEIHLRASDWFRHQHQHDQKYDQVVLHVVWEADRPVQRADGTLVPTLELKGLVNLALLHTYQQLKQSQHIIPCAPFWPAVNEITKRMMLERALVERLETKGHEVLQVHKASGNDWEQTAYSVLLRGFGFNTNQPAVEQLVKALPLAILRRHRHSLLHLEALLLGQAGFLENAPLDNYVETLQLEYNFLSHKYNLQPDRMQRHQWNFLRMRPANFPSMRLAQLAAMLHAYPALFTSLTEPTTIEQYEALFRVPVSAYWQRHYMLGRVSKTVQTSLGKGSAHNLIINVAVPLLAAYSRFSGDKVYQDKAINLLERVREESNKITRLYGELGWQARNAADNQAALGLFKQYCQPVNCLHCAVGHKILKQNAPAA from the coding sequence ATGAAAGAGGACTTTCTGCACTATATCTGGCAACACCAGTATTTCGATAAAACGGCCCTGGCTACTACGGACGGCGAAGCAGTGCAGGTGCTCCGGACCGGTTTTTATAATGCCGATGCAGGACCTGACTTTAAGGAAGCCCTGCTGCAGGTAGGGACGGTAGAATGGTCGGGCAGCGTGGAGATCCACTTAAGGGCATCTGATTGGTTTCGCCACCAGCACCAGCACGATCAGAAGTATGACCAGGTGGTGCTGCATGTGGTATGGGAGGCCGATAGACCTGTGCAACGTGCAGATGGCACCCTGGTGCCCACCCTGGAACTGAAAGGGCTGGTAAACCTGGCGCTGCTCCATACTTACCAGCAGTTAAAGCAATCGCAGCATATTATTCCGTGTGCCCCTTTCTGGCCCGCTGTTAACGAGATTACCAAGCGGATGATGCTGGAACGGGCGCTGGTGGAGCGGCTGGAAACAAAAGGGCACGAGGTGCTGCAGGTACACAAAGCCAGCGGCAACGACTGGGAACAAACGGCATACAGTGTGCTGCTGCGCGGGTTCGGGTTTAATACCAACCAGCCGGCCGTAGAGCAACTGGTAAAAGCACTGCCTCTGGCCATATTGCGGCGCCACCGCCACAGCCTGCTGCACCTGGAAGCCCTGTTGCTGGGCCAGGCAGGCTTTCTGGAAAATGCCCCTTTAGATAATTATGTAGAGACCCTGCAGCTGGAGTATAACTTCCTAAGCCATAAGTATAACCTGCAGCCCGACCGGATGCAGCGCCACCAGTGGAATTTCCTGCGCATGCGGCCGGCCAATTTCCCGTCGATGCGGCTGGCCCAGCTGGCCGCGATGCTGCACGCCTATCCCGCGCTTTTTACCTCTTTAACAGAGCCCACGACCATCGAGCAATACGAGGCCTTGTTCCGGGTGCCTGTTTCGGCTTACTGGCAGCGCCATTATATGCTGGGGCGCGTATCCAAAACCGTGCAGACGAGCCTGGGCAAGGGCAGCGCCCATAATCTGATCATTAACGTGGCGGTGCCTTTGCTGGCAGCTTATTCCCGTTTTAGCGGCGATAAAGTATACCAGGACAAAGCCATCAACCTGCTGGAACGGGTGCGGGAGGAGAGCAACAAGATCACGCGCCTGTACGGGGAGCTGGGCTGGCAGGCCCGCAATGCCGCCGACAACCAGGCTGCCCTAGGGTTATTTAAGCAATACTGCCAGCCGGTAAACTGCCTGCACTGCGCGGTAGGCCATAAAATACTGAAACAAAACGCACCCGCCGCGTGA
- a CDS encoding quinone-dependent dihydroorotate dehydrogenase: MYKSLLRPLLFKLDPEKVHYLTTDALKTAFKLPLATGISQSMFRVADARLERELFGLKFPNPVGLAAGFDKNAGLVDELAHLGFGFIEIGTLTPRPQPGNDKPRLFRLPQDQAIINRMGFNNEGVDAAVQRLKKRKSNIIVGGNIGKNKTTPNEEALNDYLYCFKALFDVVDYFVVNVSSPNTPDLRALQEKEPLKQLLLALQEQNHAMPKPKPLLLKIAPDLNEAQLNDIIEIAVEAKLSGIIATNTTISREGLHTPAARVSEIGAGGLSGKPLTQHATEIIRYLRRQLPQEIKIIGVGGIMTAEDALEKLAAGADLVQLYTGFIYEGPALVSRINKKLLER; the protein is encoded by the coding sequence GTGTATAAAAGCCTGCTTCGCCCCCTGCTCTTCAAACTCGATCCGGAGAAAGTCCATTACCTGACCACCGATGCCCTGAAAACGGCTTTTAAACTGCCGCTTGCTACCGGTATCAGCCAAAGTATGTTTCGGGTAGCGGATGCGCGGCTGGAGCGGGAGCTGTTTGGACTCAAATTTCCGAACCCGGTAGGGTTGGCAGCCGGCTTCGACAAAAATGCCGGGTTGGTAGACGAGCTGGCTCACCTGGGGTTCGGTTTTATCGAGATCGGTACCCTGACGCCCCGTCCGCAGCCGGGCAACGACAAGCCGCGCCTGTTCCGGCTGCCGCAGGACCAGGCCATCATTAACCGCATGGGCTTTAACAACGAAGGCGTGGATGCGGCCGTGCAGCGCCTCAAAAAGCGGAAAAGCAACATTATTGTGGGTGGTAACATCGGAAAAAACAAGACCACGCCCAACGAGGAAGCCCTCAACGATTACCTCTATTGCTTTAAAGCGCTGTTTGACGTGGTAGATTATTTTGTAGTAAACGTCAGCTCGCCCAACACGCCCGACCTGCGGGCACTGCAGGAAAAAGAGCCGCTCAAACAACTGTTGCTGGCGTTGCAGGAGCAAAACCATGCCATGCCAAAGCCCAAACCGCTGCTGCTCAAAATTGCGCCTGATTTGAATGAGGCGCAGCTCAATGACATCATCGAAATTGCTGTTGAGGCTAAATTGAGCGGTATTATTGCCACCAACACCACCATCAGCCGTGAAGGCCTGCACACGCCTGCCGCCCGCGTGTCAGAGATAGGAGCAGGAGGCCTGAGCGGAAAACCGCTCACCCAACACGCCACCGAAATTATTCGCTACCTGCGCCGGCAATTGCCCCAAGAAATCAAGATCATTGGCGTAGGGGGCATTATGACGGCAGAGGATGCGCTGGAAAAACTAGCCGCCGGCGCCGACCTGGTGCAGCTCTACACCGGCTTTATCTACGAAGGCCCCGCCCTGGTAAGCCGCATCAATAAAAAGCTGCTGGAGAGGTAG
- a CDS encoding LolA family protein, which produces MKRLFSLLLAVLLFVNLAMAQQDPKAGKILNTMSQKYSAMKAFKADFAQTMENPAAKVKETMEGNITVSGNKYRLKVNGQEVINDGKLMWTYLKDANEVTITENDAEAESMSPGKIFDMYKKGYKYAFAGTETLEGAKYNVIELSPEDRSNPIFKVRLYINQKDNTLKSWQMFRNNGNRYTYTIKNFQANPALTPDAFAFNKTRYKGVNVVDLR; this is translated from the coding sequence ATGAAACGATTATTTTCGCTACTACTGGCCGTGCTGCTGTTTGTAAACCTGGCCATGGCGCAGCAAGACCCTAAAGCCGGCAAGATTCTGAACACCATGAGCCAGAAGTATAGCGCCATGAAAGCCTTTAAAGCTGATTTTGCGCAGACCATGGAAAACCCGGCCGCCAAAGTGAAAGAAACGATGGAAGGTAATATTACCGTGAGCGGAAACAAGTATAGGCTGAAGGTAAATGGCCAGGAAGTGATCAACGATGGCAAACTGATGTGGACGTACCTCAAAGACGCCAACGAAGTGACCATTACGGAGAATGATGCCGAAGCGGAAAGCATGTCGCCGGGCAAGATTTTCGATATGTATAAAAAAGGCTACAAGTATGCGTTTGCCGGCACCGAAACCCTGGAAGGCGCCAAGTATAACGTGATCGAGCTGTCGCCGGAAGACCGCAGCAACCCTATTTTTAAGGTGCGCCTCTACATCAACCAGAAAGACAATACCCTGAAAAGCTGGCAGATGTTCCGTAACAACGGCAACCGCTATACTTATACCATCAAGAACTTTCAGGCCAACCCGGCCCTTACCCCCGATGCCTTCGCCTTTAACAAGACCAGGTATAAGGGTGTGAACGTAGTAGACTTACGCTAG